The sequence below is a genomic window from Serratia nevei.
CTTCGTCCGCCATCAGCTTCAGTTTGATCTTGCGCGAGGCGGCCAGAGAGATTTCCGACAGTGAGAAGAACGCACTCACCGCGATCAGAAAAAGAATCAGTAAAATACTGTTTAACATAATCTATCCATACGTGCCGACGGGATGCCGGCGCTCTTGAGGAAGGGTAGTACATAGTAAAAAAAGCAGCGATAACAACCAGAAGGGAAGCTATCGGGCCGCAGAAGCGGCCCGCATAGTATAGCAGTTGCCCCACAGGGGCCGCCAGCGGTTAAAAAAGTGCCGCCGGCCGGCATCGGATTAGCCCTGCGGCGGCAGGCAAACGCCGATGCCACCCAGCCCGCAGTAGCCTTCCGGATTCTTGAACAGGTACTGCTGATGATCGTCCTCCGCGTAATAGAACGGCAGCGCCGGCGCGATCTCGGTAGTGATGACGCGCTTGTCGCCCGCCGCGTCCATCGCCTGCTGGAAGCGCTGCAGGCTGCTTTCCGCCTCGGCCTGCTGCTCCGGGCTCAGCGTGTAAATCGCCGAGCGGTACTGGGTGCCGACGTCGCCGCCCTGGCGCATGCCCTGCGCCGGATCGTGATTTTCCCAGAATACCTGCAGCAGCTGTTTGTAGCTGACGACCTGCGGATCGAACACCACGCGTACCACTTCGGCGTGGCCGGTCTGGCCGCTGCACACTTCGCGGTAGGTCGGGTTCGGCGTGTAGCCGCCGCTGTAGCCGGCGGCGGTGCTGTAGACGCCCGGCTGCTGCCAGAACAGGCGCTCAACGCCCCAGAAACAGCCCATGGCGAAGATCGCCACTTCCATGCCTGCCGGCACCTGGGTCATCGAGTGTTCGGTGACCACGTTGAGCGTTGCGACAGGCATTGGCGTGGTGCGGCCAGGCAGCGCGCTTGCCTTATCGACGGTTTGTGATTTATCAAAAAATGGCACCACGGTTGACTCCTGTTGTCACAGTAAGAATTGACCCTACATGGGGGCGGTTCGGTTGTATCTCACCGCGTCTTTGCCCACAATAAGTGGCAAGTTGGGTTTATGTATAAGCTTAACGCAGTATTTTGAGCGCCAAAAGTGAAGAATTCGCCTGTTGCGCGGCGGTGGCAAAGCGCGGCGGGCGGCGTCCGGAACAAGGCTGAAGAGGGCTGCCGTCATGATAGCGCGGAGTCTGCCCTGGCCCCGGAGCGAACACCATAACAGGAAAGTAAAATCAATAAGGAGAACACGTGCCAAAGTACCCGGTCATGTGCTTGATAGCTGTGTTGCTTGCGGCACCTGCAGCCTACGCGGCGAACGTGCGGTTGCAGGTGGAAGGGTTAAGCGGAGAGTTGGAAAAAAACGTTCGGGTGCGCCTGTCGTCGATCACGCCTGAAGAGGTCGGCACCGACGGTCGCTTCCGCGCACGGGTGGATGAGGCGGTGCGCCAGGGGCTGCGCGCGCTCGGCTATTATCAGCCGACCATCGAATTTACGCTGGACGATCGGCCGGGGATGTCGCGCCCGGTGCTGCATGCCAAGGTCAATCCGGGCGAACCGGTGCGTATCGCCGGCGCCAACATCGTGCTGGAAGGCGGCGCGAAGACCGATGAGGACTACCTGGCGCTGGTAAAGAAGGACCGGCCGACCATCGGCGAGATCCTTAACCACGGCAAGTATGACAGTTTCAAAGGCTCGCTCACCGGCCTGGCGCTGCGCAAAGGCTATTTCGATGCCGACATGACCAAAAGCCAGCTCGGCGTGGCCGAAGATCTGCACAAGGCGTTTTGGGATATCGATTTCAACAGCGGCGAACGTTACCGCTTCGGCAAGGTAAAATTCACCGGCTCGCAAATCCGCGAAGACTATCTGCAAAATCTGGTGCCCTTTCATCAGGGGGATTACTACAGTTCGGAGGATTTGGCCGAGCTGAACCGCCGTTTGTCCGCCACCAACTGGTTCAACTCGGTGGTGGTATCCCCTGATTTCAACGATGCCAAAGAGAACAAGATTTTGCCGTTGGACGCGCTGGTGACGCCGCGCACGCGCAACACCGTCGAAACCGGTATCGGTTACTCCACCGACGTCGGCCCGCGGGTGAAAGGCACCTGGAAAAAGCCCTGGCTCAACGATCGCGGGCATAGCCTGGAAACCAGCGCCAGCGTGTCGGCGCCGGAGCAGCAGCTGGATCTGACCTACAAGATCCCGCTGCTGAAGAACCCGCTGGAGCAGTATTACCTGCTGCAGGGCGGCCTCAAGAACGTCAATCTTAACGACACCAAGTCCGTCACCTCCAAAGTGGTGGCCTCGCGCAACTGGGATCTCTCCAGCGGCTGGCAGCGGGCGATCAACCTGACCTGGCGCTGGGATAACTTTACCCAGGGTAACGTCAGCAACACCACCATGCTGCTGTATCCCGGCGTCAGTTTCAACCGCACCCGCTCGCGCGGCGGCCTGATGCCGACCTGGGGCGACAGCCAGCGCTACTCTATCGACGTGTCCGACACCACCTGGGGGTCCGGCGTGGACTTCGCGCTGATGCAGGCGCAGAACGTGTGGATCCGCACGCTGGCCGACAAGCACCGTTTCGTGGCGCGCGGCCAGGTGGGCTGGATCGAAACCAACGACTTCGACAAGGTGCCGCCGGATCTGCGCTTCTTCGCCGGCGGTGACCGCAGCATTCGCGGCTACAAGTACAAAGACATTTCGCCGCGCGATGGCGACGGCAAGCTGACCGGCGCCTCCAAGATGCTGACCGGCTCGCTGGAGTACCAGTACAACGTGACCGGCAAATGGTGGGGGGCGATGTTCGTCGACTCCGGTGAAGCGGTGAACGATATCAAGAAAAGCAACTTCAAGACCGGCGCCGGCGTAGGCGTGCGCTGGCAGTCGCCGGTGGGGCCGGTGAAGCTGGATATCGCCGCGCCTGTGGGAGACAAGGACACCCACGGGATGCAGTTCTACATCGGTTTGGGGCCTGAACTATGAGCCTGGTTAAAAAGATTTGTCTCGGATTTCTGGTCGTTCTGCTGTTGCTGATCGGCGGCCTGGCCTTCCTGATAGGCACCACCACCGGTTTGCATATGGTCATCAACGGCGCGGCGCGCTGGGTGCCGGGGCTGGAGATCGCCGGCGTCAGCGGCGGCTGGCGCGATCTGACGCTGAAGGGCGTGAAATATCAGATGCCGGGTGTGACGGTCAACGCCGGGCAGTTCCATCTCTCCCTTGACCTGTCCTGCTTTAAACGCAGCTCGCTGTGCGTCAATGCCTTGACCGCCCAGGATGTGGACGTGGCGGTGAACACCAAAGAGATGGCGCCTTCCGCGCCGATGGAGGAGAGCAGTGAGCCGACCACCAATCTCAGCACGCCTTATCCGATCACGCTGCGCCTGTTGGCGTTGAACAACGTCAAGGTCACCGTCGACGACACCGCCATCTCTCTGGCCGAGTTCCGCACCGGCGCGCAGTGGCAAGAGCGCGCGCTGACGCTGATGCCGACCAAGATCGGCTCGCTGCTGATCGCCTTGCCGAAAACGCCGCAAAACCCGTTGCCGGAAGCGGTGCAGCCGGCGGTCGAGGTGGCGAAAAAGGTCGGCGAGCAGGTTACCGACGCGGCGAAGCCGGCACCTCAGCCGGAAGAGAAGCCGCTGGGCGAAACGCTGAAAGAACTGTTCGCCAAACCGCTGTTGCCGGATCTGCCGGACATCCGCCTGCCGTTGGATATCACCGTCAAAGAGATCAGCGGCGAGCAGCTGCGCTTGACCGGCGATACCGACGTGCTAATCACGAGCCTGTTACTGCAGGCCAGCACGCAGGATCAGCATATCCAACTGGACAACTTCGACGTGAAGTCGCCTCAGGGCACGCTGTCAGTGCAGGGGCAGGCAACCCTGACCGGCGACTGGCCGGTGGCCCTGACCGCCAACAGCGCGCTGAATATCGAACCGCTGAAGGGCGAGAAGGTGAAGCTGAACATCGGCGGTGGGCTGCGTGACGAGCTGAAGGTGGCGCTGAACCTGTCCGGCCCGGTCGGCGCCCAGCTCGATGTGCAAACCCGGCTGGCCGAAGCCGGCCTGCCGCTGGCGCTGACGTTGCAGAGCAAGCAGCTGAAATGGCCGCTGAGCGGCGAGGCGCAGTATCAGGTCAATGACTTCCGCCTGCGCTTTAACGGCAAGGCGACCGACTACGCGCTGTCGACGCGCGCCAATCTGAAAGGCCAGGACTTGCCGCCGGCGGTGCTGACGCTGGACGGCAAAGGCAACGTCGAGCAGTTCAAGCTGGAGCGCCTGCGCCTGGCGGCGCTGCAGGGCAATACCGATCTTACCGCGCTGGTGGACTGGAGCAAAGCCATCAGCTGGACCTCGCAATTGACGCTGAGCGGCATCAATACCGCCAAGCAGTGGCCGGAATGGCCGGCGAAGCTGGATGGCAAGATCACCACGCGCGGCAGCCTGCACGGCGGCAGCTGGCAGCTGCAGGTGCCGGTATTGCAGCTGGACGGCAACGTGAAGCAGAACAAGGTCACGGCGCGCGGTACGCTGAGCGGCAACGCCGCCGGGCAGTGGAAAATCCCCGGCATCGATCTGGCGCTGGGGCGTAACCAACTGAACGTCAAAGGGCAGCTGGACGAGAAGAGCTGGAACCTGGACGCCAACATCGACGCACCGCGTCTGGACGGCGCGCTGCCGGGCCTGGGCGGCACCGCCAAAGGGCTGCTGAAGCTGCGCGGCAATCTGCAGGCGCCGCAGCTGCTGGCGGATTTGACCGCTTCCGGCTTGCAGTGGCAGGCGCTGCGCATCAACCGCGTGAAGATCGATGGCGACGTGCGCTCCACGGATCAGATCCAGGGGCAGTTGGCGGTACGCGTCGAACAGGTGAAGCAGGATGCGCTGGAGGTCAGCCTGCTGACCCTCGACGCCAAAGGCAGCGAGAAGCAGCACCAGCTGCAGCTGAAGATTGACGGCAAGCCGGTCTCCGGCCAGCTGGCGCTGCAGGGCAGCTTCGATCGTCAGCAGCAGCGCTGGCGCGGCAATCTGAACAACACCCGTTTCGATACGCCGGTCGGGGAATGGCGCCTGACGCGCGCCATCGCGCTGGACTACCTGAACACCGAGCAGAAGATCAGCGTCGGGCCGCACTGTTGGCAGAACCCAAACGCCGAGCTGTGCGTGCCTAAGACCATTGAAGCCGGCCAGAGCGGCCAGGCCAGCGTGGTGCTCAACCGGTTCGACCTGGCGATGATCAAGCCGTTCCTCGGCCCGGACACCGCCCTGAGCGGCGTGTTCACCGGCCGGGCCGACGTCAGCTGGAAGCCGGGCGGCGCGCTGCCGGAGGCGAAAGTCACGCTGGCCGGCAACGGCGTCAAGGTGGTGCAGCAGGTTCAGGGCAACGCGCTGCCGATCGCCTTCGATACGCTGACCCTCAACGCCGGCCTGAACAACGGCCGCGCGCAGGCCGACTGGCGGATCAAACTGACCAACAACGGCCAGTTCGACGGCAATATCCAGGTGGCGGATCCGCAGGTGCGACGCACCATCAGCGGCAACGTCAATATCACCAACATCTCGCTGGCGCTGATCAACCCGGCGCTGATGAAGGGCGAAAGCGCGGCGGGCATGCTGAACGCCAACCTGCGCCTGGGCGGCAGCGCGCAGAAGCCGCTGGTGTTCGGGCGCCTGGCGTTGGATCGGGCGAAAGTGCAGGGGCACTGGATGCCGTTCGACATGACCGACGCGCGGCTGGCGGTGAATTTCAACGGCATGACCTCGACGCTGGAAGGGTTGCTCAGCACCACGCGCGGCCAGCTGAATCTGGCGGGCGATGCCGACTGGCGCGATATCAACGCCTGGCGTGCGCGCATTGCCGCCAGGGGCGACAAGCTGCGGGTGACGGTGCCGCCGATGATCCGCATCGACGTGTCGCCGGATCTGGTGTTTGAAGCCACGCCGCAGCTGTTCTCGCTCAACGGCAAGGTCGACATTCCCTGGGCGCGTATCACGGTGCAGGAGCTGCCGGAAAGCGCGGTGGGCGTCTCTTCCGACGAGGTGATGTTGGACGACCAGCTGAAGCCGATTCAACCGAAGACCGCGTCGATCCCGATCAACAGCAATCTGATGATCCACGTCGGCAACGACGTGCGGCTGGACGCTTTCGGCCTCAAGGCCCGCCTGAAGGGCGATTTGAAAGTGGTGCAGGACAAGAAAGGGCTGGGCCTCAACGGCCAGATTGACATCCCTTCCGGCCGATTCCATGCTTATGGTCAGGATCTGATCGTGCGTAAAGGGCAGCTGATGTTCTCCGGCCCGCCGGATCAGCCGTTGCTGAATATCGAGGCGATCCGCAACCCGGAATCCACCGAGGACGATGTGACCGCCGGTGTGCGCGTGACCGGCCTGGCGGATGCGCCGAAGCTGGAAGTGTTCTCCGATCCGGCCAAATCGCAGCAGGAAGCCTTGTCTTATCTGCTGCGCGGCCAGGGCTTGAGCAGCTCCGGCGCCGACGGCAACGCCATGACCTCGATGTTAATCGGCATGGGGGTTGCACAAAGTGGTCAACTTGTGGGTAAAATCGGCGAGGCATTCGGCGTGAGTAATTTGGCTCTGGACACTCAGGGGGTTGGCGACAATTCCCAGGTTGTCGTGAGCGGCTATGTCCTCCCAGGCTTACAAGTAAAATATGGGGTGGGCATTTTCGACTCGCTGGCCACGCTGACGTTGCGTTATCGCCTGATGCCTAAGTTGTATCTTGAAGCGGTGTCTGGTCTCGATCAGGCATTAGATTTGCTCTATCAGTTTGAGTTTTAGCGATGCGAATAATTGTCTACGGCAGTTTACGGCGCAAACAGGGAAACAGCCATTGGATGACCAACGCCCAATGGCTCGGCGAGCACGAGCTCGAAGGCTATCAGATTTATAATCTGGGCCATTACCCGGCGGCGATCCCTGGAGAGGGCACGATACATTGCGAGGTGTATCGTATTAACTCATCGATTCTGGCAGAGCTGGACGAACTGAAAAGCAACACCAAGGACTATAAGCGCGAGCTGATTCAGACGCCTTATGGGAGTGCGTGGATCTACCTGTACAAACACAGCGTGGACGGTTACCCGCGGATTACCAGCGGCGACTGGCTGAAGCGTCTCGACGAACAGTAAGAAAAAAAAACACCGCTCAATGAGCGGTGTTTTTTCATCGGACGGCGGCTGGCATTACTTCTTGGCAGCGCGTTCGAAGGAGGCGATGATTTCCGCTTTAGCTGCGGCAGCGTCTGCCCAGCCTTCCACTTTCACCCATTTGCCTTTTTCCAGATCTTTGTAGTGCTCGAAGAAGTGAGCGATCTGGGCTTTCAGCAGTTCCGGCAGGTCGTTCACGTCTTTCACGTGATCGTACTCTTTGGTCAGCTTGCTGTGCGGTACCGCAACCAGCTTGGCGTCTTCACCGGCTTCGTCGGTCATCTTCAGCACGCCAACCGGACGGCAGCGGATCACGGAGCCCGGTTGCAGCGGGTATGGGGTTGGGACCAGCACGTCAACCGGGTCACCGTCCAGAGACAGGGTGTGGTTGATGTAGCCGTAGTTGCACGGGTAGAACATCGCGGTGGACATGAAACGGTCAACGAACAGCGCGCCGGTTTCTTTGTCGATTTCGTATTTGATTGGATCGGCGTTGGCCGGGATTTCGATTACTACGTAGATGTCTTCCGGCAGGTCTTTGCCAGCAGGGACCAGATTCAAGCTCATGTCGGTTTCCTTTAATCATCAAACCAGAAATGGAGTGGCGGCTATTATAGCGGACTCTTTTGCGATTTCCTGCCCTTTTCATCGTTGAAAACCCAGCGTGCCGACGCACGGAGAATTTCCAGATTAATCCCGCCGCGGCATGAAGTTTTGCCTTCGCCTGCCGATAACTTCAACAAACAATAATGAGCCAGCAAAGCTGGCTCCGCGTTTTGCCACCCCTACTACGTCTGATCTCACTATTCTGAAGCCGGGAAGAACTCATGCTAAAAAAGATTACGGTGAAGGCTGGGCTGATCGCCCTGCTGAGCCTGATGACCATGCTGCTGATCATGGTCAGCGTTATTGGCGTCAACGCGATTAACGAAGGATCGCGCTCGATCCATACCCTTAACCAGATCCTCGGCGAAGAGCTGGGCTCGCTGGCCAACAGCTCCAACCTGACGCTGCGCGCCCGAACCGCCGCCTCGCTGGCGGTGCGCCAACGGGAGATCGGCCAGGTCGATGTCTCCGACGCCACCGTGGGCCGCATCTACGGTTACCTCGAGCAGTCGAACAAGGAAATGGCGCGCTTTGTCGGCGTCGGCACCGTGACCGATCGCGGCCGTGAACTCTCCAACCGCCTGCAAAACAGCTACCGCGCCTATCTGGAGCAGGGCGTGAAGCCGATGGCCGCCGCCATCAAGGCCGGCAAGATCGATGAGTATTATCACATTCAGGAAACGCGCATCTCCGCGCTGAGCATCGCGTTCGAAAAGGATCTCAGCGATTTCCGCAGTTTCGCGATGAAGCTTGGCGCGCAGCAGGTGTATGACGCGGAAAACAACGCCAGCACCAAGATCTCGCTGATCGTGGTGGCGGGCCTGCTGAGCGTGCTGCTGGCGGTGCTGGCCTGGTTCGCGCTGCGGGTGATCATTCTGCGCCCGCTGGACGAGTCCATCGCGCAGCTGGAACACATCGCCGGCGGCGATCTGACCCATGAGATCCGCGGTGAGGGCGATACCGAGATGGGCCGCCTGGTGCGGGCGATGCAGCGCATGCAGCAGGCGCTGGCCAGTTCGGTCAGCAAAGTGCGTGACGCCAGCAGCCAGATCGACACCGGTTCACGCGAACTGGCGGCCGGCAACCTGCATCTGGCGCAGCGCACCGAAGAATCGGCCGCTTCGCTGGAAGAGACCGCCGCCAGCATGGAACAGCTGACCTCGACGGTGAAAATGAACGCCGAGAACTGCGAACAGGCCAACCAACTGGCGCTGAGCGTGTCCGATATCGCCAACCAGGGCAGCGACGTGGTCAGCCAGGTGATGAGCAAGATGCAGGCGATCACCGACAGCTCGCGCCGCATCGCCGACATCATCAGCGTGATGGACGGCATCGCCTTCCAGACCAATATCCTGGCGCTGAACGCGGCGGTAGAGGCGGCGCGTGCCGGCGAACAGGGCCGCGGTTTCGCGGTGGTGGCCGGCGAAGTGCGCAATCTGGCGCAGCGCAGCGCCCAGTCGGCGAAAGAGATCAAAGGGTTGATCGAAGCGTCGCAAAACCGGGTGCAGGAAGGCGAGCAGATGGTGGAGTCGGCGGCGCAGACCATGAGCGGCATCACCGGCGAAGTGGGCCGGGTCACGGCGCTGATGCGTGAGATCTCGGCGGCGACGCGGGAACAAAGCAGCGGCATCGAACAGGTGAACCTGGCGGTGGCGCAGATGGATCAGGTGGCGCAGCAGAATGCGGCGCTGGTGGAAGAGTCGGCGGCGGCGACGCGCTCGCTGGAAGATCAGGCTCAGCTGCTGGCGCAGAGCATGGCGGCGTTCAAGCTGTAAGGCGATAAGGGTTCGGCGTGGCGCCGAACCCTTGCAAAGAACGCGTTACTCGTCCGGGTTTTCGGCGATGAAGCGTTCTGCGTCTTCTACCATCGACTTGGTGCCGACGAAGAATGGCGCGCGCTGGTGCAGTTTCACCGGCGTGATGTCCAGAATGCGGTTTTTGCCGTCGCTGGCCTTACCGCCGGCCTGTTCGGCCAGGAACGCCATCGGGTTGCATTCGTACAGCAGGCGCAGCTTACCTTGCGGGTGGCTGGCGGTGCTTGGGTAGATGTAGATGCCGCCTTTCAGCAGGTTGCGGTGGAAGTCCGCCACCAGAGAACCGATGTAGCGCGAGGTGTAAGGGCGCTGCGTCGCTTCATCCTGCTCCTGGCAGTATTTGATGTATTTCTTCACGCCGAGAGGGAACTTGATGTAGTTGCCTTCGTTGATGGAATACATGTTGCCGCTCGCCGGGAAGCGCACTTTCTCGTGGGAGAGGCAGAACACGCCCAGAGACGGGTCATAAGTAAAGGCGTGGACGCCGTAACCGGTGGTGTACACCAGCATGGTGGACGAACCGTAAACCACATAACCCGCGGCGACCTGGGCGCTGCCCGGCTGCAGGAAGTCTTCCTCGGTCACCGGCGTGCCGACCGGCGTGATGCGACGGTAGATAGAGAAAATCGTACCGACCGAGACGTTGACATCGATGTTGGACGAACCGTCCAACGGATCCATCAAAACGACATACTTGGCATTTTCAGCTCGCTCGCCGTCGAATATCACGATTTCATCTTCTTCTTCGGAAGCGATACCCGCAACTTCACCACGCGCTTTCAACGCCGCTTTCAGTTTTTCGTTCGCGTACAGGTCCAGTTTCATCTGAACTTCGCCCTGTACGTTGGACACCCCGCTAGTTCCCAGAATATCAACCAGGCCGGCCTTGTTGATGTCGCGGTGGATGATTTTGGCGCCCAGTTTAATTGCAGAAAGTAACGCGGTCAGCTCGCCGGTGGCGTGCGAGAAGTCGTGCTGTTTCTCGACGATAAATTCGCCTAACGTTTTCATGACACAATCCCTGAATCTACGGATGGATAGCGGCCTGTTAACAAACCGCCAACGTTTTCGCGTGCAGTGTAGCCCAAAGATGCGCGCCATTCATAGGCAAATCCATTTCTTCTGGACGATTCTGAGCGTTAGAATATGCCGACATTCGATGCACTCACATGAGAAACCTATGCGCATTCACATTCTTGGGATCTGTGGCACCTTTATGGGCGGGTTGGCGATGCTGGCGCGCTCACTGGGGCATGACGTCACCGGTTCGGACGCCAACGTCTATCCGCCGATGAGCACGCTGCTGGAGAACCAGGGGATCGATCTTATTCAGGGTTATGATCCAGCCCAGCTGGATCCGGCGCCGGATCTGGTGATCATCGGCAACGCCATGACGCGCGGCAACCCGTGCGTGGAGGCGGTGCTGGAGCGTGGCATTCCTTACGTTTCCGGCCCGCAGTGGCTGCACGACGCCGTATTGCGCGATCGCTGGGTACTGGCGGTTGCCGGCACCCACGGCAAAACCACCACCGCCGGCATGGCGACCTGGATCCTCGAGGCCTGCGGCTACCAGCCCGGCTTCGTTATCGGCGGCGTGCCCGGCAACTTCGACGTTTCGGCTCGCCTTGGCGGCAGCCCGTTCTTCGTGATCGAGGCCGACGAGTATGACTGCGCGTTCTTCGACAAGCGCTCCAAGTTCGTGCACTACAGCCCGCGCACGCTGATCATGAATAACCTGGAGTTCGATCACGCCGATATCTTCGACGATCTGAAAGCCATCCAGAAACAGTTCCACCACCTGGTGCGTCTGGTGCCGGGCAAAGGCAAGATCATCCTGCCGGACAACGACAGCCACCTGAAGCAGGTGATGGCGATGGGCTGCTGGAGCGAGCAGGAGCTGGTGGGGGAAGAGGGCACCTGGCGCGCGCAGAAGCTGACGCCGGACGCCAGCCATTACGCGGTGTTCCTCGACGGCGAACAGGTCGGCGAAGTGAACTGGGCGCTGGTGGGCGAGCACAACATGCATAACGGCCTGATGGCCATCGCCGCCACCCGTCATGTCGGCGTGCAGCCGGCGGACGCCTGCCGCGCGTTGGGCGATTTCATCAACGCCCGCCGCCGTCTGGAACTGCGTGGCGAAGCCAACGGCGTCACGGTTTACGACGACTTCGCACACCACCCGACGGCGATCCTCGCCACTCTGGCCGCGCTGCGCGGCAAGGTCGGCGGCACGGCGCGCATTCTGGCGGTGCTGGAACCGCGCTCCAACACCATGAAAATGGGCATCAGCAAAAACGATCTGGCGCCTTCGCTCGGCCGCGCCGACGAAGTGTTCCTGTTCCAGCCGCACCACATTCCGTGGCAGGTGGCGGAAGTGGCGGATGCCTGCGTGCAGCCGGCGCACTGGAGCGCGGATCTCGACACGCTGGTGGACATGGTGGTGAAAACCGCACAGCCGGGCGATCACATTCTGGTGATGAGCAACGGCGGCTTCGGCGGCATTCACGATCGCCTGCTGGACGCGCTGGCGAAAAAGCAGGAACCGAAAGTCACCTACTGATCGCTCCGCCGCATCAGACAATCCAAGGGCCGCATTCGCGGCCTTTTTTACGTCCATAAAAAAGCCCTCGCGAGCGAGGGCAACGGGGTTCGTCGGATAGGACGACGAGAGGGTCTCTGGGAAATCGGCGTTTGCGTCAGAACTCGGCAGTGGCAGTGACGAGGGTAATCAGCTCTGCAAAGCCGTTCCCAGAGTTGTTATTTGTAAATCTCGGCGGTGGCGTGGTAGTTGCCTTCATTACGCGCTTCGATCACGCGGTAGGCGGTCGCACCTTTCGCGTCGGCTTTTTCCGACAACGCCTGGCGAATGTCGGTCGGCGCGCCGTCGATGCCGCTGACGGTAATGGTGCCGATAGATTGCAGGTTGGCGGTCTGATCGTTAGTCACCAACTGGGCGGCAGAAGCGCCGAAGGAGATGACAGACAGCAGGCCGAGTGCAGCAACAGTAGTTTTCATGTTCATGATAGCGATCCTTGGTCATAACAGCCTGGAAGGGCTTGGCAGCGATTTTTATTCTTGAAGGCCGTTACGACAGCGTTTGATTCCAGAGATGTATTGCCCGTTGCCGGGTAATGCCGGTACTTATTTGTAGATTTCAGCGGTCGCGTGGAAGTTGCCGTCATTGCGGGCTTCGATCACGCGGTAAGCGGTTGCCCCTTTGGCGTCAGCTTTGTCGGACAGCGCCTGGCGAATGTCGGAAGGCGCTGCGGCAACGCCGCTCACGGTGATCACACCGGCCGGCTGCAGTTTTGCGGCCTGAGTTGCGTCAACAGATTGTGCTGCGAATGCACCAAATGAAAGCATGGACAGAACGCTCAGGGTTGCAACGGTAGTTTTAATTTTCATCATCTCACCTCATCGTATTCTTTTATCAGTTCCAACGAACTGTGATTCAGTTCACGAAAATGAGTATACAGCTAGTAACGCGAAAAATTAATAGTTCGCTAACAGTTGCTAGTGAAACTTTAACCTCATGATCCTTATTTTTTATAACCATAAGGAATAAAAAACGCTCATAAAACGATCTTTTGATGTTAAATTTATGTAATTTCAATGAGGTAAGTGCTTTTGACCAAAAGTGCGGAAGATCACAGTGGGTACTGCTGGTTACATGGAGATGTCATGGAAATGTGTTGCTGAGGGATAAAAAAGCAGTGTTAAACGCGGTTGAAGGCAGGGAAGGTAACGCGGGGGTTAAAGAAGCGCTAACAAAGTGCGGGCTACAGCCGCACTTTGTTAGCGCCAGGTTTCACAGCTCTTGCTCGAACACGCCCAGAA
It includes:
- a CDS encoding methyl-accepting chemotaxis protein, whose product is MLKKITVKAGLIALLSLMTMLLIMVSVIGVNAINEGSRSIHTLNQILGEELGSLANSSNLTLRARTAASLAVRQREIGQVDVSDATVGRIYGYLEQSNKEMARFVGVGTVTDRGRELSNRLQNSYRAYLEQGVKPMAAAIKAGKIDEYYHIQETRISALSIAFEKDLSDFRSFAMKLGAQQVYDAENNASTKISLIVVAGLLSVLLAVLAWFALRVIILRPLDESIAQLEHIAGGDLTHEIRGEGDTEMGRLVRAMQRMQQALASSVSKVRDASSQIDTGSRELAAGNLHLAQRTEESAASLEETAASMEQLTSTVKMNAENCEQANQLALSVSDIANQGSDVVSQVMSKMQAITDSSRRIADIISVMDGIAFQTNILALNAAVEAARAGEQGRGFAVVAGEVRNLAQRSAQSAKEIKGLIEASQNRVQEGEQMVESAAQTMSGITGEVGRVTALMREISAATREQSSGIEQVNLAVAQMDQVAQQNAALVEESAAATRSLEDQAQLLAQSMAAFKL
- the fbp gene encoding class 1 fructose-bisphosphatase, whose protein sequence is MKTLGEFIVEKQHDFSHATGELTALLSAIKLGAKIIHRDINKAGLVDILGTSGVSNVQGEVQMKLDLYANEKLKAALKARGEVAGIASEEEDEIVIFDGERAENAKYVVLMDPLDGSSNIDVNVSVGTIFSIYRRITPVGTPVTEEDFLQPGSAQVAAGYVVYGSSTMLVYTTGYGVHAFTYDPSLGVFCLSHEKVRFPASGNMYSINEGNYIKFPLGVKKYIKYCQEQDEATQRPYTSRYIGSLVADFHRNLLKGGIYIYPSTASHPQGKLRLLYECNPMAFLAEQAGGKASDGKNRILDITPVKLHQRAPFFVGTKSMVEDAERFIAENPDE
- the mpl gene encoding UDP-N-acetylmuramate:L-alanyl-gamma-D-glutamyl-meso-diaminopimelate ligase; this translates as MRIHILGICGTFMGGLAMLARSLGHDVTGSDANVYPPMSTLLENQGIDLIQGYDPAQLDPAPDLVIIGNAMTRGNPCVEAVLERGIPYVSGPQWLHDAVLRDRWVLAVAGTHGKTTTAGMATWILEACGYQPGFVIGGVPGNFDVSARLGGSPFFVIEADEYDCAFFDKRSKFVHYSPRTLIMNNLEFDHADIFDDLKAIQKQFHHLVRLVPGKGKIILPDNDSHLKQVMAMGCWSEQELVGEEGTWRAQKLTPDASHYAVFLDGEQVGEVNWALVGEHNMHNGLMAIAATRHVGVQPADACRALGDFINARRRLELRGEANGVTVYDDFAHHPTAILATLAALRGKVGGTARILAVLEPRSNTMKMGISKNDLAPSLGRADEVFLFQPHHIPWQVAEVADACVQPAHWSADLDTLVDMVVKTAQPGDHILVMSNGGFGGIHDRLLDALAKKQEPKVTY
- the yhcN gene encoding peroxide/acid stress response protein YhcN; this translates as MNMKTTVAALGLLSVISFGASAAQLVTNDQTANLQSIGTITVSGIDGAPTDIRQALSEKADAKGATAYRVIEARNEGNYHATAEIYK
- the yhcN gene encoding peroxide/acid stress response protein YhcN, with the protein product MKIKTTVATLSVLSMLSFGAFAAQSVDATQAAKLQPAGVITVSGVAAAPSDIRQALSDKADAKGATAYRVIEARNDGNFHATAEIYK